From a single Nostoc edaphicum CCNP1411 genomic region:
- the murB gene encoding UDP-N-acetylmuramate dehydrogenase has product MTISQAAGNVCTVSALNTKKHQTANSVNSEVIYLPSTDCAIKSQASLSAFTSYRVGGAADLYVAPRNLEALQASLKYAKERDLKVTTLGAGSNLLVSDGGISGLVIATRHLRFSNFDPQTGQLTVAAGESIPSLAWAAAELGWQGLEWAVGIPGTAGGAVVMNAGAHNSCIADMLVSAQVLSPDGTLETLTPEQLGYSYRTSLLQGGDRIVTQATLQLAPGADPAKVVAITKEHKKHRLSTQPYNFPSCGSVFRNPKPYSAGWLIEQTGLKGYQIGGAQVALLHANFIVNRGGAKASDIFCLIRHIQHQVQERWSINLEPEVKMLGEFQGAC; this is encoded by the coding sequence ATGACCATTTCCCAGGCAGCTGGAAACGTCTGCACAGTTTCTGCTTTGAATACAAAGAAACACCAAACAGCTAATTCGGTGAACAGTGAAGTAATTTACTTACCCAGTACTGATTGTGCAATCAAGTCCCAGGCTTCTTTGTCAGCATTTACTTCTTACAGAGTTGGGGGAGCAGCTGATTTGTACGTTGCCCCCCGAAACTTGGAAGCACTGCAAGCAAGTCTTAAATACGCAAAAGAACGTGATTTAAAGGTGACAACACTGGGAGCAGGTTCTAACCTGTTGGTGAGTGATGGCGGTATATCAGGCTTAGTCATTGCTACTCGTCATCTCCGCTTCAGCAACTTTGACCCCCAAACAGGTCAATTAACCGTTGCTGCCGGAGAATCAATTCCCAGCTTGGCATGGGCAGCAGCAGAGTTAGGGTGGCAAGGATTGGAGTGGGCTGTTGGTATACCGGGAACAGCTGGAGGTGCCGTAGTGATGAATGCAGGGGCACATAATAGCTGTATCGCAGATATGTTAGTTAGTGCCCAGGTACTTTCACCCGATGGTACGCTAGAGACTCTTACCCCAGAACAGTTAGGTTATAGCTACCGGACTTCATTATTGCAAGGTGGCGATCGCATAGTCACCCAAGCCACTTTACAACTCGCACCAGGTGCAGACCCAGCAAAAGTTGTAGCAATCACCAAAGAACACAAAAAGCATCGGTTAAGCACCCAACCATATAACTTCCCCAGTTGTGGTAGTGTGTTCCGCAATCCTAAACCCTATAGTGCTGGCTGGTTAATTGAACAAACTGGTCTGAAAGGCTACCAAATTGGTGGAGCACAAGTAGCATTACTCCATGCTAATTTTATCGTTAACCGAGGTGGGGCAAAAGCTAGTGATATCTTCTGTCTCATTCGCCACATCCAACATCAAGTACAAGAACGTTGGTCTATTAATTTAGAGCCAGAAGTCAAAATGCTCGGAGAGTTTCAAGGTGCTTGTTGA
- a CDS encoding low molecular weight protein-tyrosine-phosphatase codes for MPYKLLFVCLGNICRSPSAENIMNHLIEQAGLSEDILCDSAGTSSYHIGSPPDRRMSAAAATKLGIKLRGRARQFQKSDFQDFDLILAMDQENYENILTLDQTEQYHHKVRLMCEFCSRHTLKEVPDPYYGGQEGFNQVIDLLIDACEGLLTRVKS; via the coding sequence ATGCCTTACAAGTTGCTGTTTGTCTGCTTAGGTAACATCTGCCGATCACCATCGGCAGAAAACATCATGAATCATCTAATTGAGCAGGCTGGCTTGAGCGAAGATATCCTCTGTGACTCTGCTGGTACATCTAGTTATCACATTGGTAGCCCACCTGACAGACGCATGAGTGCTGCGGCTGCTACAAAGTTGGGAATTAAACTGCGTGGTCGAGCACGCCAGTTTCAAAAGTCAGACTTTCAAGACTTTGATTTGATTTTGGCGATGGATCAAGAAAATTATGAGAACATCCTCACTCTTGATCAAACTGAGCAATATCACCATAAAGTGCGTTTGATGTGCGAGTTTTGCTCTCGACACACTCTAAAAGAAGTTCCAGATCCATATTACGGTGGTCAAGAGGGATTTAATCAGGTTATTGATTTACTGATTGATGCTTGTGAAGGTCTGCTCACAAGGGTTAAGAGTTAG
- a CDS encoding YbaB/EbfC family nucleoid-associated protein gives MTGKGQGFGFGLGKMKELAEAFKKAQQVQEGAKRLQEELEQMEILGESGGGLVKVIVSGNQEPKRVEISPDALGEGAEVLSDLVTVAMKEAYNKSTATMRERMEELTSGLELPGF, from the coding sequence ATGACAGGAAAAGGACAGGGATTTGGCTTTGGCTTAGGAAAAATGAAGGAACTGGCCGAAGCTTTTAAGAAAGCACAGCAAGTTCAAGAAGGCGCAAAGCGACTCCAAGAAGAATTGGAGCAAATGGAGATTCTGGGAGAATCTGGCGGTGGTCTAGTGAAGGTAATTGTCAGTGGAAACCAAGAACCCAAGCGGGTAGAAATTTCTCCAGATGCTTTAGGGGAAGGTGCAGAAGTACTTTCCGATCTCGTGACAGTGGCAATGAAAGAAGCCTACAACAAGTCCACAGCAACCATGCGGGAACGTATGGAAGAATTAACCAGTGGGTTGGAGTTACCTGGATTTTAG